Proteins encoded together in one Phyllostomus discolor isolate MPI-MPIP mPhyDis1 chromosome 6, mPhyDis1.pri.v3, whole genome shotgun sequence window:
- the ASPRV1 gene encoding retroviral-like aspartic protease 1, with protein MAGSRARSQEGRRERTFTPEPFDGASVAPHLWLHRFEVISDLNHWDQVTQLRFLKESLRGDALKVYDGLSPKDQGDYSVVKEILLKTFGGPRAAHSHLPKEIFFANSMGKGYYLKGKIGKVSVRFLVDSGAQVSVVHPSLWEEVTDGDLDTLRPFENVVKVANGAEMKILGVWDTAVSLGKMKLKAHFLVANASAEEAIIGTDVLQDHNAVLDFEHRTCTLKGKKFRLLPVGGSLEDEFDLELIEEEPSEEGQQQLSC; from the coding sequence ATGGCTGGGAGCcgagccaggagccaggagggccGCCGGGAGCGCACCTTCACCCCGGAGCCTTTTGATGGAGCCAGTGTAGCCCCCCACCTCTGGTTGCACCGCTTTGAGGTCATCAGTGACCTCAACCATTGGGACCAAGTCACCCAGCTAAGGTTCTTGAAAGAGTCCCTCAGGGGAGATGCTCTGAAGGTCTATGATGGACTCAGTCCCAAGGACCAAGGGGACTATAGTGTGGTGAAAGAGATCCTGCTGAAGACCTTCGGGGGACCCAGGGCTGCCCACAGTCACCTGCCCAAGGAGATCTTCTTTGCCAACAGCATGGGTAAGGGCTACTACCTCAAGGGAAAAATTGGCAAAGTGTCTGTGAGGTTCCTGGTGGACTCTGGGGCCCAGGTGTCTGTGGTCCACCCTAGTCTGTGGGAGGAGGTCACTGATGGTGACTTGGACACCCTTCGGCCCTTTGAGAATGTGGTAAAAGTGGCCAATGGTGCAGAAATGAAGATCCTGGGCGTCTGGGATACCGCGGTGTCACTGGGCAAAATGAAGCTCAAGGCACATTTCCTAGTGGCCAATGCCAGTGCTGAGGAAGCCATCATTGGCACCGACGTGCTCCAGGACCACAACGCTGTCCTGGACTTTGAGCATCGCACGTGCACCCTAAAAGGGAAGAAGTTCCGCCTTCTGCCTGTTGGAGGGTCCCTGGAAGATGAGTTTGACCTGGAGCTCATAGAGGAAGAACCCTCAgaggaggggcagcagcagctctcCTGTTAA